From one Thermanaeromonas sp. C210 genomic stretch:
- a CDS encoding diacylglycerol kinase family protein, producing the protein MGKKFRAAFTGLLFALRTQSNMAIHLSAAAGALALAYYLKVRDWEWVALVLTITLVLAAEMFNTALEAAVNLYSPQYHPLARVAKDVAAGAVLVTALGAVIVGMLIFLPKLL; encoded by the coding sequence GTGGGTAAGAAATTCCGCGCCGCCTTTACGGGACTCCTCTTTGCCCTACGAACCCAGTCGAATATGGCCATTCATTTGAGCGCGGCTGCCGGGGCTTTGGCGCTGGCGTATTACCTTAAGGTAAGGGATTGGGAATGGGTGGCCCTCGTTTTAACCATTACCCTGGTACTGGCGGCCGAAATGTTCAACACGGCCCTGGAGGCGGCGGTTAATCTGTACAGTCCCCAGTATCACCCCCTGGCCCGGGTGGCCAAGGATGTGGCCGCCGGAGCCGTCCTGGTGACGGCCCTGGGGGCGGTCATAGTGGGGATGCTGATTTTTTTACCTAAACTCCTTTAA
- the ybeY gene encoding rRNA maturation RNase YbeY — protein sequence MECFINNQLDKALEPALEKALRNLLQEAARQEGVPEGAEVSVTLVDDAEIRRLNRMYRGVDAPTDVLSFPLQDEEEVEPPIKGEEGELLLGDILISLETAARQAAAYGHSLEREVGFLALHGFLHLLGYDHDTPEREEIMFRRQEEILGKVGLVRG from the coding sequence ATGGAATGCTTCATAAACAATCAGCTGGATAAGGCCCTGGAACCTGCCCTGGAAAAAGCCCTCAGGAACCTTCTTCAGGAGGCAGCCAGGCAGGAGGGGGTGCCGGAAGGGGCCGAGGTGAGCGTTACCCTGGTAGATGATGCGGAAATCAGGCGTTTAAACCGCATGTACCGCGGGGTGGATGCCCCTACGGACGTCCTTTCCTTTCCTCTCCAGGACGAAGAGGAAGTAGAACCGCCGATTAAGGGGGAAGAAGGAGAGCTGCTCCTGGGGGATATTCTTATTTCCCTGGAAACGGCCGCACGCCAGGCGGCCGCCTACGGGCATTCCCTGGAAAGGGAAGTGGGCTTTCTGGCCCTCCACGGCTTTTTGCACTTGCTGGGCTATGACCACGATACACCGGAGAGGGAAGAGATCATGTTCCGCCGACAGGAAGAGATTTTAGGCAAGGTGGGGCTGGTGCGTGGGTAA